Within the Polymorphobacter megasporae genome, the region GTATGGGGTGCTTGTTCGTGGTCCGGTGATAGGTCTTGCTGCTCGACACGCTCAGACAGATGACCGGCGGCTTGCAGAAATTTTCCCGATAGTCGCTCGAACTCAAAAAGTGCTTGAATAAATTGCCATGCAGGTCGCCGAAACCTTGCGGATCGCCAGATCCGGGGTGCGTCTTCAGGTGCTCCGACAGCAGAACATTGAAGTCATAATCGCGCACATAGGACGAGAAGTTATTGCCGACGATGCCGTCGATCCGCTCCTCGGTCTTTCGATCAACGATCTTTGTCTGAAGGATTTCGATCAGCGGGAAGACGTCGTCACGTCCTTCGGCATCGATACGCAACTCGACCGAGACAATCTCGAGCTCGACCGTGTAACGATCGCCCCTCGGATTGTCCCAGTGCGCGAGTGAATTGAAGCGATTGTCGATCATGCGCAGGGTATTGCGCAAATTTTCCCGCCGGCTCTCGCCCCTTGCCAGATTGGCGAAGTTGGTTGTGATGCGGGTATTGTCGGCGGGACGGTAATTCTCGTCGAACGCAATGCGATTTATCGAAAAGGCAAAGATTGTAGGCATCGACCGGTCACCTGCTTTTGCCGGACGAGAGGGCCGAAGGAAGAGCGCACAGGACCGGCAAGCCGGCGCCGAAGCCCCAGCCCTTGAGTCAAGCGCGATCCACCGGAGGAACCCCCGTCCGAGGAACGTATCGCGTCGGAGGCAGGTCTACTGACTTACGGGTCAATGCGACGGTCCCGGCCTTCCCAGCACCCTTGCGGGTGCCAGTGACACGAAATGGAGCCGCCGCTCGCCGCTTACAGTTGCGGGGGCAGCGCCGGATTCCGCTCTACGAGCGCCACCGGCTTCCCGTCTTAGCCCCGTCGCCCGGCTCATCTCTGAGTCGGAAACGGGGAACCTCGACAGGTCGGTTACACACCCAATGGCCATACGTGTCA harbors:
- a CDS encoding DUF1852 domain-containing protein; protein product: MPTIFAFSINRIAFDENYRPADNTRITTNFANLARGESRRENLRNTLRMIDNRFNSLAHWDNPRGDRYTVELEIVSVELRIDAEGRDDVFPLIEILQTKIVDRKTEERIDGIVGNNFSSYVRDYDFNVLLSEHLKTHPGSGDPQGFGDLHGNLFKHFLSSSDYRENFCKPPVICLSVSSSKTYHRTTNKHPILGFEYRNDEFSATDAYFAKMGMKVRYFMPPNSVAPFAFYHLGDLIGDYTNLELVSTISVMETFQKIYRPEIYNANSAAAERYQPSLKYQDFSLTRIVYDREERSRLAVEQGRFTEERLIKPYQTALEQWSASLTL